The following proteins are co-located in the Triticum aestivum cultivar Chinese Spring chromosome 1A, IWGSC CS RefSeq v2.1, whole genome shotgun sequence genome:
- the LOC123066985 gene encoding uncharacterized protein — MSPRRLRPWSSRPRFAAFRDAVRRTRRRRRRRRRHRHRHRLLKPLTPPAAGSGSKATETNGATCGQGECAPNMGQELGLEELPEDIIHRIHSIMPIQDAARAACVSRRFLHSWRSYSSLILSDRTLGLDDTDFEERKTHLIDKVDRILKNHYGNGVKVKTLKLELGLCSDIKASYLDRWLRITKSGIQEFSLVLPLVMNKIYNFPCSVLSNEAAASSIQSLSLFGCAFHPTSILGCLRRLKSLHLCHVNVTEDGLGHLLSKSSALERLVIDACSGIICLKIPCTMQQLKFLAVKLCKMVRVVEIDAPQLGSFHYSGTPVIYFRNSSQLKNVDISPVCLSGILSYARFSLPSIAQNVESLTLRGRSENANTPMLPSKLPRLKNLEIALLKPHLSPNYDAFSLVSFLDASPALESFILRVEQDAMMHDPVVGDDTEYRRENLECRNNSLRKVMITGFCSAKSLVELTVHILERAHSLERFTLDITYGYDTRTCNVAKYPTARMIGLCWPLNKRGLEEAHRAVETADRYIKGRVPSSVQFEVLGPCTRCHIGK, encoded by the exons ATGTCGCCCCGTCGTCTGCGCCCATGGTCTTCTCGACCCCGATTCGCCGCTTTCCGCGACGCAGTGCGGCGGacacggcgtcggcgtcggcgtcggcgtcggcatcggcatcggcatcggcTGCTGAAACCTCTTACACCTCCTGCTGCAG GTAGTGGGTCAAAGGCCACTGAAACAAATGGTGCAACCTGCGGACAAGGTGAATGTGCCCCAAATATGGGACAAGAACTTGGTTTGGAGGAACTCCCTGAG GACATCATACATCGTATACATTCTATCATGCCAATACAAGATGCTGCTCGTGCTGCCTGTGTGTCACGTAGATTTCTGCATTCCTGGAGAAGCTATTCCAGCCTCATACTCAGTGACCGTACACTTGGTTTGGATGACACAGATTTTGAGGAAAGGAAAACCCATCTCATTGATAAAGTTGACAGAATTCTTAAAAACCATTATGGCAATGGGGTGAAGGTGAAGACACTTAAACTTGAGCTTGGACTTTGCAGCGATATCAAAGCCTCCTACCTCGACAGGTGGCTCCGAATCACTAAATCTGGGATCCAAGAATTCAGCTTGGTGTTGCCTTTAGTTATGAATAAAATCTACAACTTTCCGTGTTCGGTTTTATCTAATGAGGCAGCTGCAAGTTCAATTCAGTCTCTTAGCCTCTTTGGTTGCGCTTTTCACCCCACATCAATACTTGGGTGCTTGAGAAGATTGAAAAGTTTACATCTGTGCCATGTCAACGTTACTGAGGATGGATTAGGGCACTTGCTCTCGAAATCTTCTGCCCTGGAGCGGCTAGTGATTGATGCATGTAGTGGGATAATTTGCTTGAAAATACCTTGTACGATGCAGCAGCTCAAGTTCCTCGCTGTTAAACTATGCAAGATGGTGCGGGTGGTAGAGATAGATGCTCCACAACTCGGCTCTTTTCACTATAGCGGGACACCGGTCATCTATTTCCGAAATTCTTCGCAACTTAAGAATGTAGATATTTCGCCTGTCTGCCTGTCTGGTATTCTCTCTTATGCTCGCTTTAGCCTTCCGTCCATTGCTCAAAATGTTGAGAGCCTCACCCTGCGTGGTCGTAGTGAG AATGCCAACACTCCAATGCTGCCGTCCAAGCTCCCTCGCCTCAAGAACTTGGAAATTGCACTCCTTAAACCCCACTTATCCCCAAACTATGATGCCTTCTCTCTGGTTTCTTTTCTTGATGCTTCTCCTGCCTTGGAATCTTTCATCCTACGC GTAGAGCAGGATGCCATGATGCATGACCCTGTTGTTGGAGACGACACTGAATACCGGAGGGAGAATCTTGAGTGCCGGAATAACAGTCTCAGGAAGGTGATGATCACGGGCTTCTGTTCTGCCAAGAGCCTAGTTGAGCTCACAGTTCACATCCTCGAGAGAGCACATTCACTCGAGCGCTTCACGCTGGACATAACCTATGGCTATGATACGAGAACTTGTAACGTCGCCAAATACCCAACTGCGAGAATGATTGGCCTATGCTGGCCGTTGAACAAGAGAGGTCTCGAGGAAGCTCATAGAGCCGTGGAGACAGCGGATAGATACATCAAGGGAAGAGTTCCCTCATCCGTTCAATTCGAGGTTCTGGGGCCTTGTACCCGATGCCATATTGGAAAGTAG